ACGCTGATTGCTTCGTTGGGGGACGGGAACTGCACCTTCACCGCGACGGGACCTTCCACGAGCGGTATCGGCGGCAAGGGTGCCGGCCGAGTGGCGTCCCTAGGAGGTAGCGCCGCAGCGGGCGCGACCGATGGATTGGCAGCCGGCGGGCTGGGCGCCGCGGGCTTTGCCGACGTCGGGGTCGGCGTGGGAGTCGGCGTCGGCAACCGGCCGGGCGAGCTGCATGCGGCGGCGAGGCTCAGGGCCGACGCAAGCGAGACGAGGGGATCATGGGCGCGGAGACACACGGTTCGCATGCGATCGGAAAGCTATTTGGACCCGGCCAGGCGACGATAGGACGCTCCGCACCACCTCCAGGACGTCATGCAACGCACGGCGGTGCAATTGATTGACCACGCCCTCCCGGTCGGTCTATATTCGCCGGCCATGCTCTTCCCGCCCGTTCACCTCGTCGGCTAGTCTGGGCCGGCGACCTTCCCCCTGCGGATATCTCCTCCCCACCGAGTCCATCCTCCGCCCCCTTCCCTGTGACGCCGAACCCGGACGCGATTGGTGCTGGAATCGTCGTGCATGTGTTCGGCAAAACAGACGTGGGGCGGACTCGCGAGCACAACGAGGACGCGTATCTCGTCGCCGATCTGTCGACGGACGATTCGTCGTTGCCGACCGCGACGCGACAACAAGGGGCGGGTCCGAAGGGGTCGCTGTTCATGGTCGCGGATGGCATGGGCGGCGCGGCCGCCGGCGAGATCGCGAGCGCGATGGCGGTCGAGTCGATCAAGACCGAGATGCGCACGAACTGGGTCCAGCAACCCGCGACCGACGCCGAGGCGTTCGTTCTCGCGCTCAAGACGGCGACCAAGAACGCCAACACGCAGATCCACACGTACGCGTCGCAGCACGCCGAGTATCGCGGGATGGGGACGACGGCGACGATCGCCGGCCTGCTGGGCGACACGCTGTATTTGGCACAGGTGGGCGACTCTCGGGCCTACGTCGTGCGCCGCGGTGTCGCGCGACAGATCACGAAGGATCAGTCGCTGATGCAGAAGCTCGTCGAGGCGGGCGAGCTCACGGAAGAAGAGGCCGAGCACAGCGAGCGTCGCAACATCATCCTCCAGGCGCTCGGTCCCGAGCAGAACATCCGCGTCGATCTCACGCACCAGCCGGTGCGACGCGGCGACGTGCTGGTGTTGTGCAGCGACGGACTCTCGAGTCAACTCAACAAAGACGCGATCGCCGAAGTCGTGACGGAGCAGGACGACCTAGAAGCCGCGTGTCAAAGCTTGATCGATCTGGCGAACGCGAGGGGTGGACCGGACAACATCACGGTCATCTTGGCGCGGTTCGACGGGAATGGGCTTTTCCCGCCCGCCGACACGGATGAAGTGGGACACCAGGTCTTCCCGCTTCCGAGCACGCTCACGCCGACGGACCCGATCGATGCATTCGGCATCGACCCGCGAGTCTTTCCGACTGAAGAGATGGAAGCGATCGAAGGGCTGCCGGCAAACGTGGCCGGCGAGTTGGGCGACGAGCCGCCGCCGGCCCGCCCGCAGCAACTGTCGCCCCAGGAGCTATTGAAGAAGTACACGCCGCAGAAGGCGCAGCCTCCCGCCCCCGAGGTTCCGCCACCGGTCGTCTCGGACGCGAGGCGAAACGCGGGACGGACGATTTCGTTTGGGCTGCTCGCGTTGGCGATCGCGGGCGCGCTGTGGTTCCTGTACTCGGCGGCCACGCGTTGACGCTGTAACGAGCGGACCGCCGAGTCCCTAGGGAACGTCGAAACGCCGCGCCACGCTGAGCCGGATCGGCTCTACCAGGCCAGAAAAACTCAACGCAGATGCCGCAGATTTTGAAAAACGATCCCGCAGATTGTTTATAAGCTTTTATCTGCGGGATTGTCGTTCCAATCTGCGTCATCT
The sequence above is drawn from the Gemmatimonadaceae bacterium genome and encodes:
- a CDS encoding Stp1/IreP family PP2C-type Ser/Thr phosphatase, with translation MTPNPDAIGAGIVVHVFGKTDVGRTREHNEDAYLVADLSTDDSSLPTATRQQGAGPKGSLFMVADGMGGAAAGEIASAMAVESIKTEMRTNWVQQPATDAEAFVLALKTATKNANTQIHTYASQHAEYRGMGTTATIAGLLGDTLYLAQVGDSRAYVVRRGVARQITKDQSLMQKLVEAGELTEEEAEHSERRNIILQALGPEQNIRVDLTHQPVRRGDVLVLCSDGLSSQLNKDAIAEVVTEQDDLEAACQSLIDLANARGGPDNITVILARFDGNGLFPPADTDEVGHQVFPLPSTLTPTDPIDAFGIDPRVFPTEEMEAIEGLPANVAGELGDEPPPARPQQLSPQELLKKYTPQKAQPPAPEVPPPVVSDARRNAGRTISFGLLALAIAGALWFLYSAATR